One stretch of Streptomyces zhihengii DNA includes these proteins:
- a CDS encoding DEAD/DEAH box helicase: MQDQPRATDPVERLDPVVLHHIVNTLGWPDLRTLQKEAVHPLMDGEDAILLAPTAGGKTEAATFPMLSAMREKHWTGTSVLYLAPLKALLNNLVHRVDSYAQWLGRRAALWHGDTPESVRRRIRTESPDFLLTTPESLEAMLISIKTDHTHMLGRVRAVVVDEVHAFAGDDRGWHLLAVLERLERLTGQRIQRIGLSATVGNPDTLLTWLQGASPANRPGRVVAPGVTLPASGTASAGAENLPRPAGEVELDYVGSLANAAKVISALHKGEKRLVFCDSRKQVEELGAALRARDVTVFLSHASLSADERARSEQAFAEARDCVIVSTSTLELGIDVGDLDRVIQIDSPSTVASFLQRIGRTGRRAGTARNCLFLATRPDALLQAAGLLTLWTRGWVEPVTPPPSPRHLVAQQLLAVTLQEHRLGDRLWPEQWNGLAPFDRSAGPLLSHLVENGFLDSDGGMLFIGTEAEKHFGRRHFMELTASFTAPPEFTVLAGRKEIGTTDPTVLTEERPGPRRLLLAGRSWQVTFIDWARRRAFVEPVENGGIAKWQGSEARGLSYALTRAMRDVLLGTDPDVRLTRRATTTLAELRMDRAPHEVHPAGTLLVRDADATRWWTWAGYRANATLTASLGNLADPVQRPTDTHVRLRQDLSSKDWKVARSELAESLTLPTVDPRAVRGLKFSAALPPRLASATLAERLVDFDGALGTAREPVRVEWGS; this comes from the coding sequence GTGCAGGATCAGCCGCGCGCCACCGACCCGGTGGAACGCCTCGACCCGGTAGTCCTGCACCACATCGTCAACACACTCGGGTGGCCGGATCTGCGCACCCTGCAGAAGGAGGCCGTACACCCGCTGATGGACGGCGAGGACGCGATCCTGCTCGCGCCGACCGCCGGAGGGAAGACGGAGGCAGCCACCTTCCCGATGCTGTCCGCAATGCGGGAGAAGCACTGGACCGGCACCTCCGTCCTCTACCTTGCACCGCTCAAGGCACTCCTGAACAACCTGGTGCACCGGGTCGACAGCTACGCCCAGTGGCTGGGCCGCCGAGCCGCGCTCTGGCATGGCGACACCCCGGAGTCCGTGCGCCGCCGCATCCGCACAGAGTCACCCGACTTCCTGCTGACGACGCCCGAGTCCCTCGAAGCGATGCTCATCAGCATCAAGACCGACCACACGCACATGCTGGGCCGCGTACGCGCCGTCGTCGTCGACGAGGTGCACGCCTTCGCGGGGGACGACCGCGGCTGGCACCTGCTCGCCGTACTCGAACGCCTGGAGCGACTGACCGGCCAACGGATCCAACGCATCGGCCTCTCCGCCACCGTCGGCAACCCCGACACCCTGCTCACCTGGCTCCAGGGCGCCAGCCCCGCTAACCGCCCCGGCCGAGTCGTCGCCCCCGGAGTGACCCTGCCCGCCAGCGGGACCGCATCGGCCGGCGCCGAAAATCTCCCGCGCCCCGCTGGAGAGGTGGAACTCGACTACGTCGGATCTCTCGCCAACGCTGCCAAAGTGATCTCCGCCCTGCACAAGGGCGAAAAACGGCTCGTCTTCTGTGACTCGCGCAAGCAGGTGGAAGAGCTCGGCGCGGCACTACGGGCGCGCGACGTCACCGTGTTCCTCTCCCATGCCTCCCTCTCCGCTGACGAACGTGCTCGCTCCGAGCAGGCATTCGCCGAAGCACGCGACTGTGTCATCGTCTCCACCTCAACCCTCGAACTCGGCATCGACGTGGGCGACCTCGACCGCGTCATCCAGATCGACTCACCCAGCACGGTGGCCTCTTTCCTGCAACGCATCGGCCGTACCGGACGCCGTGCCGGCACCGCCCGTAACTGCCTATTCCTCGCCACCCGGCCCGACGCCCTCCTCCAAGCCGCTGGCCTCCTCACCCTGTGGACCCGAGGTTGGGTTGAACCCGTCACCCCGCCCCCCTCGCCGCGCCATCTCGTCGCGCAACAACTCCTCGCTGTCACCCTGCAGGAACACCGCCTCGGCGACCGCCTATGGCCCGAACAATGGAACGGTTTGGCTCCCTTCGACCGCTCCGCTGGCCCTCTCTTGTCCCACCTCGTCGAAAACGGCTTCCTCGACAGCGACGGCGGCATGCTGTTCATTGGCACCGAAGCCGAGAAACACTTCGGCCGACGCCACTTCATGGAGCTGACCGCTTCCTTCACGGCACCGCCTGAGTTCACCGTGCTTGCCGGACGCAAGGAGATCGGGACCACCGACCCCACCGTCCTCACCGAGGAACGCCCAGGCCCGCGACGCCTGCTCCTGGCCGGCCGCAGCTGGCAGGTCACCTTTATTGACTGGGCTCGACGTCGCGCCTTCGTCGAACCCGTCGAAAACGGGGGCATCGCCAAATGGCAGGGAAGCGAAGCCCGCGGTCTCTCCTACGCCCTCACCCGCGCCATGCGCGACGTCCTCCTCGGCACCGACCCAGACGTACGCCTCACGCGCCGCGCCACCACTACCCTCGCCGAACTCCGCATGGACCGCGCACCCCACGAAGTGCACCCTGCAGGTACCCTCCTCGTCCGCGACGCAGACGCCACCCGCTGGTGGACTTGGGCCGGCTACCGCGCCAACGCCACTCTCACAGCTTCCCTCGGAAACCTTGCTGATCCCGTTCAGCGCCCCACAGACACCCACGTCCGCCTGCGCCAGGACCTCAGTTCGAAGGACTGGAAGGTCGCCCGCTCCGAATTGGCCGAGTCCCTCACCCTGCCCACCGTTGATCCGCGTGCCGTCCGCGGCCTCAAATTCTCCGCTGCACTTCCCCCCCGACTCGCCTCCGCCACGCTCGCTGAACGTCTAGTGGACTTCGACGGCGCGCTTGGCACCGCCCGTGAGCCTGTACGAGTGGAATGGGGCAGCTGA
- a CDS encoding NUDIX domain-containing protein — MPEKAAESGRTYAAHYADVHLIVRQGDEILMGRRRSQPVFPGMYQVPAGLVEDREPATLAAVREFTEETGATADPSDVRFVHLMHHVSTHAGSRRIAFFFEVERWQGQIGNPEPDKCEGWQWHKPSSLPVPLPPYLAVAVQYIADSVTYSEYAWPSA, encoded by the coding sequence ATGCCTGAGAAGGCCGCGGAATCCGGCCGTACGTATGCTGCTCACTACGCTGACGTTCACCTGATCGTCCGCCAGGGCGACGAGATCCTGATGGGGCGACGCCGCAGCCAGCCTGTGTTCCCTGGCATGTACCAGGTGCCGGCCGGGCTGGTGGAGGACCGCGAGCCCGCCACGCTGGCAGCCGTCCGTGAGTTCACCGAGGAGACCGGCGCCACCGCCGACCCCTCCGACGTGCGATTCGTTCACCTGATGCACCACGTCTCCACGCACGCTGGGTCACGGCGGATCGCCTTCTTCTTCGAGGTCGAGCGCTGGCAAGGCCAGATCGGGAACCCCGAGCCAGACAAGTGCGAGGGCTGGCAGTGGCACAAGCCCAGCAGTCTTCCCGTGCCTCTGCCTCCGTACCTCGCGGTCGCCGTGCAGTACATCGCCGACAGCGTCACGTATAGCGAATACGCTTGGCCCTCCGCATGA
- a CDS encoding TIGR02679 family protein, giving the protein MTGSTEAYERYRAPEFRRLLAAARRSLERNGGEVKGSIGLANPTSAERTAVIGITGAYRSADVRRITIPLGTFEESVRNVTGMSLRDVLERIGPELRFRADERTVLDQARRRILAEGEASPLHAEHAWYRQWLASLASDGTITALINRKDPHLFSQAARVLEHLYSRPSNALPIMLPALADATTGDTKALNPGRGSLPTLVLRALAMARGVSLGSGAEPRRELWDAFDVIVDDLASRVLVLNLPATGQGLGQWLTDAARYGTPFHITLHQLITLPIAVNLHTVYVCENPAVLRRAAGELGASSPPLICTEGRPSTAFHRLARLVVEAGGTLLYHGDFDWPGIDMTNQLRTRYQAEPWRMSAEDYLSAVRTDSDHVQLSGKAQATFWDPELAEAMERENRAVYEEAVADALLADWKIPADRIPPGHGVTTSAEAERHDEEEKPVRDVVPPRRDSDGDREVCCGGRAGPG; this is encoded by the coding sequence ATGACCGGATCGACAGAGGCATACGAGCGCTACCGGGCCCCCGAGTTCCGTCGGCTCCTGGCTGCTGCCCGGCGCTCGCTCGAGCGCAACGGCGGCGAGGTCAAGGGCTCCATCGGCCTGGCCAACCCGACCTCGGCCGAACGCACCGCTGTCATCGGCATCACCGGTGCGTACAGGTCGGCCGATGTCCGCCGCATCACCATCCCCCTCGGAACATTCGAGGAGAGCGTCCGCAACGTCACGGGCATGTCGCTCCGCGACGTCCTGGAACGGATCGGCCCCGAGCTGCGCTTTCGCGCCGATGAGCGGACAGTGCTCGATCAAGCCCGGCGGAGGATCCTTGCTGAGGGCGAGGCCAGCCCGCTTCATGCCGAGCATGCCTGGTACCGGCAGTGGCTGGCCAGCCTCGCATCCGACGGCACGATCACCGCGCTGATCAATAGGAAGGACCCTCACCTCTTCAGCCAGGCCGCCCGCGTCCTGGAACACCTCTACAGCCGGCCAAGCAACGCTCTACCGATCATGCTGCCCGCCTTGGCCGACGCCACCACAGGAGACACCAAGGCCCTCAATCCCGGCCGCGGCTCTCTGCCGACACTGGTCCTGCGGGCCTTGGCCATGGCACGCGGAGTCTCACTCGGATCAGGGGCCGAGCCTCGGCGCGAGTTGTGGGACGCCTTCGACGTCATCGTCGATGATCTGGCCAGCCGTGTCCTCGTCCTCAACCTCCCCGCGACCGGCCAGGGGCTGGGCCAGTGGCTCACCGACGCCGCCCGCTACGGCACTCCATTCCACATCACCCTCCACCAGCTCATCACCCTGCCAATCGCCGTGAATCTGCATACGGTGTACGTCTGCGAGAACCCGGCCGTGCTCCGTCGTGCCGCCGGTGAGCTCGGTGCCAGCAGTCCGCCGCTGATCTGCACCGAGGGGCGCCCCTCGACCGCCTTTCACCGGCTGGCGCGGTTGGTCGTCGAAGCCGGTGGCACCTTGCTCTACCACGGGGACTTCGACTGGCCCGGCATCGACATGACGAACCAGCTCCGAACCCGCTACCAGGCCGAACCCTGGCGAATGAGCGCTGAGGACTACCTCAGCGCGGTGCGTACCGACAGCGATCACGTCCAGCTGAGCGGCAAAGCCCAGGCCACCTTCTGGGACCCGGAGCTCGCCGAGGCCATGGAACGGGAAAACCGCGCCGTCTACGAAGAGGCCGTCGCTGACGCCCTGCTAGCGGATTGGAAGATTCCGGCTGATCGCATTCCCCCTGGGCATGGAGTTACGACCAGCGCAGAAGCTGAGCGTCACGATGAGGAAGAGAAGCCCGTACGAGACGTAGTTCCGCCGAGAAGGGATAGTGACGGAGACCGGGAAGTCTGCTGCGGAGGTCGCGCAGGGCCCGGATAG
- a CDS encoding SbcC/MukB-like Walker B domain-containing protein, which yields MKLIPHSRTADQSEVRFKPTRAGVIGLWDYTDEEFVFADGRLVLRGHNGSGKTKALEVLFPLVLDGVLDARRLDPFSGEERTMKSNLLYKGQESAYGYVWMEFARTAPDGEALEAVTVGIGMRVTKPMSTPARFFFVTDGRVGTDFGLLDAASRPLRENALKKLLGEGATYATAEAYREAIDDRLFGLGRERYNQLVNLLLQLRRPLLAKDLDPVKVSDTLTAGLRPVDEDLILQAARDFENLAEIQALLNALTGADTAVRTFLREYSSYLRAHARDRVDQVTGRIQDTAARCETIMEAAEDHRTAERQLASSQHERDTAERRRKELSASLAEYKNHDAIKQQNGLEELRDRVRNERQGIVESGRHLNRAQEGLAALKGEAERALLRHDELRKAASRHTHSLMDAARRCGVLHDDDTLDLGADLDTDVAGRVAARRSEVEDVRVHLSASENAAKDQEREQEHADAASGELTETERQSAAAAEKLEIVRATADQELEEFISRWSGSDDTAVLVAADGDVLCTAIAAVGEPEAASLPEEFRSLTDQRRTSALTRVENLKREYSDVAEALRSRRAERDTVAAEGDDAPPPSDLRPASRDARPGAPLWQLVRFAEDVPNDHAAAVEGALYAAGLLTAWLHPDRALTDQALHDKVGDAYLRPLPPAQRPTGRTLANVLVVEDQQLVSAAAVQAVLASVAVTDDVPATDGALRAPAVTTGSHFCLGIQVGAHPKDQPEYIGATARAARRRERLRLLEESIAVLEAQLAGIEEQQRYAQEACNDFDRARHELPRTQPIIQAVGQVAVVAEKAAGARRRLSEARKRLDGAIARAHEKNRQLRHAATAARLPTLREELDNVAQAIDHFADAGKALSVCREQAGAAERDIAGRKEIIEAQTESCSEQAEALQARRDAFAVQEERLRTQEATLEAPLQEILQQITDAEEQLTTAQKTYDRAEKDAEEHRDRLLKADHALEFGRTALAAAVAEQVRTTLTLEPYARPDLLGLLEANAETIWLPHDMWPSPEQAVQALMDSLTSPGIPLTGIEAAQSVVPASVASLVNALDEATRGRPITASLLKTVTSKISSAITALEAALLESDQGYLFEWEPAGDIILARVTDSEGPAPVTDFARRLAEQLADQSVLLEDRERTVLEDGLLTGLAEQIHDRTVAARDLVKSMDADTRSKPMSSGTTVGINWITSDALTDSQQAVNKLLDKDASGLGPAGLAELRSHLRSQIRARAAADKKRSYQQVIAEVLDYRAWRKFELRLFRAGMSEEERKKGELLTKAKHSVMSGGEKSASIHLPLFAAAHAQYSSAYPTCPRLIALDEAFAGIDEKYRPDLLALTAKFDLDLFMTGYDLWITYPDVPQISHYDMKHDEASHTVSAMLLVWDGEQILDDLEYPGSDDLAAELLGFAPRRHVPAGAGLLADIHEDEPTNDKVEETE from the coding sequence ATGAAGCTCATCCCTCACTCCCGCACCGCTGACCAGTCGGAGGTCCGCTTCAAGCCCACCCGCGCCGGAGTGATCGGCCTATGGGACTACACCGACGAGGAGTTCGTCTTCGCCGACGGCCGCCTGGTCCTTCGCGGGCACAACGGTTCTGGCAAGACCAAGGCCCTGGAGGTTCTCTTCCCCCTGGTCCTGGACGGTGTCCTCGACGCGCGGCGTCTCGATCCGTTCAGCGGCGAGGAACGCACCATGAAGTCGAACCTGCTCTACAAGGGGCAGGAGTCCGCATACGGCTATGTATGGATGGAGTTCGCCCGCACCGCACCCGACGGAGAGGCCCTCGAAGCCGTCACTGTGGGGATCGGCATGCGGGTGACCAAGCCGATGTCAACGCCGGCCCGCTTCTTCTTCGTCACCGACGGCCGAGTCGGCACCGACTTCGGCCTGCTGGACGCCGCCTCGCGCCCGCTGCGGGAGAACGCTCTGAAGAAGCTCCTGGGTGAAGGAGCCACCTACGCTACGGCGGAGGCGTACCGGGAGGCGATCGATGACCGGCTGTTCGGGCTGGGCCGCGAGCGCTACAACCAGCTGGTCAACCTTCTGCTCCAGCTACGGCGTCCTCTGCTGGCCAAGGACCTCGACCCGGTCAAGGTGTCCGACACCCTCACCGCCGGCCTGCGCCCCGTCGACGAGGACCTCATCCTGCAGGCCGCCCGCGATTTCGAGAACCTCGCCGAGATCCAAGCGCTCCTCAACGCACTGACGGGGGCGGACACCGCGGTCCGGACCTTCCTGCGTGAATACTCCAGTTATCTGCGCGCCCATGCCCGTGACCGCGTGGACCAGGTCACCGGGCGCATTCAGGACACAGCCGCGCGGTGCGAGACGATCATGGAGGCGGCGGAGGACCACCGCACCGCCGAGCGGCAGCTGGCCTCCTCACAGCATGAGCGCGATACCGCCGAGCGCCGGCGCAAAGAGCTCAGCGCGAGCCTGGCCGAGTACAAGAACCACGACGCTATCAAGCAGCAGAACGGTCTCGAGGAGCTGCGCGATCGCGTACGCAACGAGCGCCAGGGCATCGTGGAGAGTGGCCGCCACCTCAACCGGGCCCAGGAGGGCTTGGCTGCCCTCAAAGGCGAGGCTGAACGGGCTCTCCTGAGACACGATGAGCTGCGCAAGGCCGCTTCTCGGCATACCCACAGTCTCATGGACGCGGCGCGCCGCTGCGGCGTCCTGCACGACGACGACACACTGGATCTCGGTGCCGATCTGGACACGGACGTGGCAGGCCGGGTTGCCGCGCGTCGCAGCGAAGTGGAGGACGTACGCGTCCACCTCAGCGCGTCCGAGAACGCCGCGAAGGACCAGGAGCGCGAGCAGGAGCACGCTGACGCGGCGAGCGGTGAGCTGACCGAGACCGAGCGGCAATCCGCCGCAGCAGCTGAGAAGCTCGAGATCGTCCGCGCCACGGCCGACCAGGAGCTGGAGGAGTTCATCAGCCGCTGGAGCGGCAGTGATGACACCGCGGTCTTGGTCGCCGCCGACGGTGACGTACTGTGTACTGCCATCGCCGCGGTGGGGGAACCCGAAGCGGCCTCGCTGCCGGAGGAGTTTCGTTCCCTCACCGACCAGCGCCGCACCAGTGCTCTGACCCGCGTCGAGAACTTGAAGCGGGAGTACAGCGACGTCGCGGAGGCCCTGCGATCCAGGCGAGCAGAGCGCGACACCGTGGCAGCGGAAGGCGACGACGCGCCCCCGCCCAGCGACCTGCGCCCCGCCAGCCGCGATGCGCGGCCCGGTGCGCCGTTGTGGCAGCTTGTGCGGTTCGCCGAGGATGTTCCCAACGATCATGCGGCTGCGGTGGAGGGCGCCCTGTACGCGGCCGGCCTGCTCACCGCCTGGCTGCACCCCGACCGTGCGCTGACCGACCAGGCACTGCACGACAAGGTCGGCGACGCCTATCTGCGCCCACTGCCTCCCGCGCAGCGGCCGACCGGACGCACCCTGGCCAACGTACTGGTCGTCGAAGATCAGCAGCTCGTCTCCGCCGCGGCCGTACAGGCTGTCCTGGCGTCCGTCGCCGTAACGGACGACGTCCCTGCGACGGACGGCGCGCTGCGCGCTCCTGCGGTCACGACCGGCTCGCACTTCTGCCTCGGCATCCAGGTCGGTGCGCATCCTAAGGATCAGCCGGAGTACATCGGGGCCACGGCACGAGCCGCCCGCCGGCGCGAGCGGCTGCGCCTGCTCGAAGAATCCATCGCCGTCCTGGAAGCTCAGCTCGCTGGCATCGAAGAGCAGCAGAGGTACGCGCAGGAAGCATGCAACGACTTCGACCGCGCCCGGCATGAGCTCCCGCGCACCCAACCGATTATCCAGGCGGTGGGTCAGGTGGCGGTGGTGGCGGAGAAGGCCGCCGGCGCACGCCGCCGCCTCTCCGAAGCCCGCAAGCGGCTCGACGGGGCGATTGCGCGCGCCCATGAGAAGAATCGACAGCTTCGGCATGCTGCCACGGCCGCACGGCTGCCTACGCTTCGTGAGGAACTGGACAACGTCGCGCAGGCCATCGACCACTTCGCCGACGCCGGCAAGGCGCTCTCCGTCTGCCGTGAGCAGGCCGGTGCGGCCGAGCGCGACATCGCCGGCCGCAAGGAGATCATCGAAGCGCAGACCGAGTCCTGCTCAGAGCAGGCTGAGGCGCTACAGGCGCGTAGGGATGCGTTCGCCGTTCAGGAGGAACGTCTGCGCACCCAGGAAGCGACGCTCGAAGCTCCTCTGCAGGAGATTCTGCAGCAGATCACGGACGCGGAGGAGCAGCTCACCACGGCGCAGAAGACGTACGACCGTGCGGAGAAGGACGCGGAAGAGCATCGAGACCGGCTTCTGAAGGCTGACCATGCCCTGGAGTTCGGCCGTACCGCACTCGCCGCGGCCGTGGCGGAGCAGGTGCGCACCACGCTCACGCTGGAGCCATATGCCCGGCCCGACCTTCTCGGCCTCCTCGAAGCGAACGCCGAGACCATCTGGCTGCCCCACGACATGTGGCCGAGCCCCGAGCAGGCAGTCCAGGCCCTCATGGACAGCCTGACCTCGCCCGGCATTCCCCTCACTGGCATCGAAGCCGCCCAGAGCGTCGTCCCCGCATCCGTCGCTTCCTTGGTCAACGCGCTCGATGAGGCGACCCGGGGCCGGCCGATCACCGCGAGCCTCCTGAAGACCGTGACATCCAAGATCTCTAGCGCTATCACCGCGCTGGAGGCAGCCCTGCTGGAATCTGATCAGGGTTACCTCTTCGAGTGGGAGCCGGCCGGTGACATCATCCTGGCCCGGGTCACCGACAGCGAAGGCCCCGCCCCCGTAACGGACTTCGCCCGTCGCCTGGCCGAACAGCTCGCCGATCAGAGCGTACTGCTGGAAGACAGGGAACGGACCGTCCTGGAGGACGGGCTCCTGACCGGGCTGGCCGAGCAAATCCATGATCGCACCGTCGCCGCCCGCGACCTGGTCAAAAGCATGGACGCCGATACCCGCTCCAAGCCGATGTCCTCCGGTACCACCGTGGGCATCAACTGGATCACCTCCGACGCACTCACCGACTCCCAGCAGGCCGTCAACAAACTTCTCGACAAGGATGCCTCCGGTCTCGGACCGGCAGGACTCGCCGAGCTCCGCTCCCACCTGCGCAGCCAGATCCGCGCGAGGGCTGCTGCCGACAAGAAGAGGAGCTACCAGCAGGTGATCGCTGAGGTCCTGGACTATCGCGCCTGGCGCAAGTTCGAACTCCGGCTGTTCCGGGCGGGCATGAGCGAAGAGGAGCGGAAGAAGGGAGAACTGCTCACCAAGGCCAAGCACAGCGTGATGTCCGGCGGCGAGAAGTCCGCCTCCATCCACCTTCCGCTCTTCGCAGCCGCCCATGCGCAGTACAGCTCCGCCTACCCCACCTGCCCGCGGCTGATCGCCCTCGACGAAGCTTTCGCCGGCATTGACGAGAAGTACCGCCCCGACCTGCTCGCCCTCACGGCCAAGTTCGACCTCGACCTCTTCATGACGGGCTACGACCTGTGGATCACCTACCCTGACGTGCCGCAGATCTCCCACTACGACATGAAGCACGACGAGGCGTCCCACACCGTCTCCGCCATGCTACTGGTCTGGGACGGCGAACAGATCCTCGATGACCTCGAGTACCCCGGATCCGACGATCTTGCCGCCGAACTCCTTGGCTTCGCGCCCCGTCGGCACGTTCCCGCAGGGGCAGGACTGCTCGCGGACATCCACGAGGACGAGCCGACGAACGACAAGGTCGAGGAGACAGAATGA
- a CDS encoding DUF2398 family protein, with protein sequence METADLGSYQQAARLMLLHGVVTESYPRAKALALVLQWADELAKDFRDLFGYSLQTSARHARLLRRLDAFDASQAFLTVKSKRPFDRRRLAYLCLILACLHRSRVEINLADLVKLLTPSANTIEHLGFDATAPGHKDAVVDVMDWLVDRGALRTSDGSMEDWARDHDRGDALFDIDHDTCAALFRPNKPLQHLVSAAGLLDTPTAGTGRDPRRRFAAQRARRLLIEYPVVYFSETDAETSIALRQPTLAEDIARLTGLPVERRAEGIMLVDTTGHFTDKRFPGRGGAVNRTAGLILAKIADLREDPDRASSLHYLLPTDPGEEHADLLSRIDMALPQAGTLEALAHDPHADDGEHAAEADPDAREHEGQTGLPFVEDGTLEQMITELYEEFGPSSFTNKWQADPGGLLAEAVALLADLRLVHIVPGGILVRPAAGRYRNITAVLPRPAHDGQFALDFPTEETSR encoded by the coding sequence GTGGAGACCGCAGACCTTGGCTCGTACCAGCAAGCGGCCCGGCTCATGCTGCTGCATGGCGTCGTCACCGAGAGCTACCCGCGGGCCAAGGCGCTTGCGCTGGTGCTGCAATGGGCCGACGAACTGGCCAAAGACTTCCGTGACCTGTTCGGCTACTCCTTGCAGACCAGCGCCCGTCACGCACGGCTGCTGCGGCGGCTGGACGCCTTCGACGCCAGCCAGGCGTTCCTCACGGTGAAGAGCAAGCGACCCTTCGACCGGCGGCGGCTGGCCTACCTCTGCCTGATCTTGGCCTGCCTGCACAGGTCGCGCGTCGAGATCAACCTCGCCGATCTCGTCAAACTGCTCACGCCGTCCGCGAACACGATCGAGCACTTGGGCTTCGATGCGACCGCACCAGGTCACAAGGACGCGGTCGTTGACGTGATGGACTGGCTCGTCGACCGGGGTGCACTGCGGACCTCCGATGGCTCCATGGAGGACTGGGCCCGTGACCACGACCGCGGGGACGCGCTGTTCGACATCGACCACGACACCTGCGCGGCGCTTTTCCGGCCGAACAAACCGCTGCAGCACCTGGTCAGCGCTGCTGGACTGTTGGACACTCCGACCGCCGGCACCGGGCGCGACCCCCGTCGCCGCTTTGCTGCCCAGCGAGCCCGTCGGCTGCTGATCGAGTACCCGGTGGTCTACTTCAGCGAGACCGACGCGGAGACCTCGATAGCACTGCGCCAGCCCACCCTGGCCGAGGACATCGCACGGCTGACCGGGTTGCCTGTCGAGCGCCGGGCCGAGGGCATCATGCTCGTAGACACCACAGGGCACTTTACGGACAAGCGGTTCCCCGGCCGCGGCGGAGCCGTTAACCGGACTGCCGGGCTGATACTCGCGAAGATCGCAGACCTGCGGGAAGACCCGGACCGGGCCAGCAGCCTTCACTACCTCCTGCCCACCGATCCAGGAGAGGAACACGCAGACCTGCTCAGCCGCATCGATATGGCCCTGCCGCAGGCGGGCACGCTCGAAGCCTTGGCACACGACCCGCATGCGGACGATGGCGAGCACGCGGCCGAGGCTGATCCGGACGCCCGGGAGCATGAGGGGCAGACGGGCTTGCCCTTCGTGGAAGACGGCACGCTGGAGCAGATGATCACCGAGCTCTATGAAGAGTTCGGCCCCTCGTCCTTCACCAACAAGTGGCAGGCCGATCCTGGCGGGCTACTGGCGGAGGCGGTCGCGCTCCTGGCGGACCTGCGCCTGGTCCACATCGTCCCCGGCGGGATTCTGGTCCGGCCCGCGGCCGGCCGCTACCGCAATATCACCGCCGTCCTACCGCGCCCCGCGCACGACGGCCAGTTCGCTCTTGACTTCCCCACTGAGGAAACCTCTCGATGA